Proteins encoded within one genomic window of Ammonifex degensii KC4:
- a CDS encoding NTPase, which translates to MKTAKILLTGPPGIGKTTVTKRLASLLGEQARGFYTEERREGGRRVGFVAITLKGKKAILAHIDFPSPLKVGRYRVNPKGLDEALEELEEALTEGGKILLVDEIGKMELLIPRFREVIEKVLSSPWPVVATVPARPIPYAEEVKKRPGFTLIEVNRANRDLLPSKLLALLTGLSGPEKQGR; encoded by the coding sequence GTGAAGACAGCCAAAATCTTGCTCACCGGTCCGCCCGGCATAGGAAAGACCACGGTGACAAAGCGACTGGCCTCCCTTCTAGGAGAGCAGGCGCGGGGGTTTTACACCGAGGAGCGAAGGGAAGGGGGAAGGCGGGTCGGCTTTGTCGCCATCACTTTAAAAGGAAAAAAGGCCATCTTGGCCCACATCGATTTTCCCTCACCTCTCAAAGTGGGGAGATACCGCGTAAATCCCAAGGGGCTAGACGAGGCTTTGGAGGAGCTGGAGGAAGCTCTGACCGAAGGGGGAAAGATCCTACTGGTGGACGAGATAGGTAAAATGGAACTCCTTATCCCCCGCTTCCGGGAGGTGATCGAGAAGGTTTTATCTTCCCCCTGGCCGGTCGTGGCCACCGTCCCCGCCAGACCGATCCCTTACGCTGAAGAAGTGAAAAAACGGCCTGGATTCACGCTCATAGAGGTAAACCGTGCCAACCGCGACCTTTTGCCTTCAAAGCTTTTGGCCCTCCTCACCGGCCTTTCCGGGCCAGAGAAACAAGGGCGTTGA
- a CDS encoding slipin family protein, producing the protein MFSFLATLFVLALMLLAASVRIVQEYERGVIFRLGRCVGARGPGLFLLIPFIEKMRKVDLRVVTMEVPTQEVITRDNVTVKVNAVVYFRVINPVDAVIKVLDPVYATSQLAQTTLRSVLGQSELDELLAHREAINQRLQRIIDEGTEPWGVKVSLVEVRDVELPASLQRAMAAQAEAERERRAKIIHAEGELQAAQKLAEAARIIQAEPAAIQLRYLQTLREIAAENASTIVFPLPLEMLRPLMHLMEVRKEGKTETPS; encoded by the coding sequence ATGTTTTCTTTCCTGGCCACCCTTTTTGTGCTGGCCCTCATGCTCTTGGCCGCCTCGGTACGCATAGTTCAGGAGTACGAACGCGGGGTCATCTTCCGGCTGGGGCGCTGCGTGGGAGCGCGTGGTCCCGGGCTTTTCCTGTTGATACCCTTCATCGAGAAGATGCGCAAGGTAGACCTGCGCGTGGTCACCATGGAGGTTCCTACCCAGGAGGTCATCACCCGGGATAACGTCACCGTAAAAGTGAACGCTGTGGTTTACTTCCGGGTGATCAACCCGGTGGACGCAGTGATCAAGGTGCTCGACCCGGTTTACGCCACCTCCCAGCTTGCCCAGACCACCCTGCGTTCGGTGCTGGGGCAGTCGGAACTGGACGAACTTTTGGCCCACCGGGAGGCTATAAACCAGCGCCTGCAGCGGATTATAGACGAGGGAACCGAGCCCTGGGGGGTGAAAGTAAGTCTGGTCGAAGTGCGGGACGTAGAGCTCCCTGCCTCGTTGCAGCGGGCCATGGCAGCTCAGGCCGAGGCGGAGCGGGAGCGCCGGGCCAAGATAATTCACGCCGAGGGTGAGTTGCAGGCGGCGCAGAAGCTGGCGGAGGCGGCGCGGATAATCCAAGCTGAACCAGCTGCTATCCAGCTACGTTACCTGCAGACTCTGCGAGAAATAGCGGCGGAAAACGCCAGCACCATCGTCTTTCCCCTGCCGCTCGAGATGCTGCGCCCCTTGATGCATCTCATGGAAGTGCGAAAAGAAGGAAAAACGGAAACGCCCTCGTAA
- a CDS encoding rubredoxin yields MKWRCQVCGYIYDPEEGNPPDIPPGIEFEGLPEDWVCPTCGADKSYFEPLR; encoded by the coding sequence ATGAAGTGGCGCTGTCAGGTTTGTGGCTACATTTATGACCCGGAAGAAGGTAACCCACCCGATATCCCGCCGGGTATCGAGTTCGAAGGTCTGCCGGAAGATTGGGTCTGCCCTACGTGCGGTGCCGACAAGAGTTATTTCGAGCCCCTGCGTTAA
- a CDS encoding NfeD family protein: MRKWLLLALLLFLFPGVGAASGRKIVVLTVDGPIMPVTAHYIDRGIELAEHEGAAACLIRLNTPGGLYSATQKIVSREVNARVPVIVYVTPAGGWAASAGAFITMGGHVAAMAPGTRIGAAHPVAGGQDQDEVALKKATADAAAWMRSLAQMRGRNAELAEKMVTESRSFSASEALKEKLIDLVAPGEATLFRELEGKEITLASGQKVELHLVGATLQEVPLTRSEEILSAILTPDVAYLLLTIGMIGLLVEIYHPGLIIPGVVGGIALLVALYSLGTLDAFWGGLLLLLLSFGFLVAEVFAPTHGILATGGVIGFILGSLLLFSTRPQGVKVSTGLIAAMSVTLAGLMALLVTAVVRGQKRQVQTGEEELIGKLAEVRSPLNPTGIVFLDGELWQAEIEEGEAEVGEKVIVVGKEGLKLKVKRR, translated from the coding sequence ATGCGCAAGTGGCTTTTGCTGGCTTTGCTCCTCTTCTTGTTCCCCGGCGTAGGGGCGGCTTCCGGCCGCAAGATAGTGGTGCTCACGGTGGACGGACCGATCATGCCGGTAACCGCCCACTACATAGACCGGGGGATCGAGTTGGCCGAGCATGAAGGGGCGGCAGCCTGCCTTATAAGGCTCAACACCCCTGGCGGGCTTTACAGCGCTACCCAGAAGATCGTGTCACGGGAGGTCAATGCCCGCGTGCCGGTGATCGTCTACGTCACCCCGGCCGGGGGCTGGGCGGCGTCGGCAGGAGCTTTCATCACCATGGGAGGACACGTGGCGGCCATGGCGCCGGGAACGCGCATCGGAGCAGCCCATCCGGTAGCGGGAGGGCAGGACCAGGACGAGGTGGCTCTGAAAAAGGCGACCGCGGATGCAGCGGCCTGGATGCGCTCACTGGCCCAAATGCGGGGGCGCAACGCTGAGTTAGCCGAAAAGATGGTCACCGAAAGCCGCTCCTTCTCAGCCTCCGAGGCGCTAAAGGAGAAGCTTATTGATCTTGTAGCTCCCGGCGAGGCAACCCTTTTCCGCGAGCTGGAGGGTAAAGAAATAACCTTGGCTTCCGGACAGAAGGTCGAGCTGCATCTGGTGGGGGCTACCTTGCAGGAGGTCCCCCTTACCCGTTCTGAGGAGATCCTTTCCGCCATTCTCACTCCGGACGTGGCCTATCTCCTCCTGACTATTGGTATGATCGGCTTGCTGGTGGAAATTTACCATCCCGGATTGATAATTCCTGGGGTAGTCGGTGGAATTGCTTTGTTGGTGGCCCTTTATAGCCTGGGGACGCTCGACGCTTTCTGGGGAGGGCTTCTGCTCCTGCTTCTCTCCTTCGGCTTTCTCGTGGCCGAGGTCTTCGCTCCTACGCACGGCATCCTGGCCACCGGCGGGGTAATAGGCTTTATCTTGGGCTCGCTCCTCCTCTTCAGCACCCGGCCCCAGGGGGTAAAGGTGAGCACGGGCCTTATTGCCGCTATGAGCGTCACGCTGGCGGGCTTGATGGCCCTCCTGGTTACCGCAGTGGTGCGGGGGCAGAAGCGGCAGGTGCAGACCGGAGAAGAGGAGCTAATTGGCAAGCTGGCGGAAGTCCGCTCTCCCTTGAATCCCACCGGCATCGTCTTTCTGGATGGGGAACTCTGGCAGGCGGAGATAGAAGAAGGCGAAGCCGAGGTGGGGGAGAAAGTAATAGTGGTAGGCAAGGAAGGATTAAAACTCAAAGTGAAAAGGAGGTAA
- a CDS encoding desulfoferrodoxin, with translation MTELHQVYKCNVCGNIVEVVHTGRGQLVCCGKPMELMTEKKEDVGQEKHVPVIEPRNGKIRVHVGEVPHPMEEAHYIEWIELHMGDRVERMHLKPGDPPEATFLCPFGTPLYARAYCNLHGLWRQDTFPKK, from the coding sequence ATGACGGAGCTCCACCAGGTCTATAAGTGCAATGTCTGCGGGAACATAGTGGAAGTGGTACACACCGGGCGGGGGCAACTAGTATGCTGCGGCAAGCCCATGGAACTCATGACGGAAAAGAAGGAAGATGTGGGGCAGGAAAAGCACGTGCCCGTAATCGAGCCGCGCAACGGCAAGATCCGCGTGCACGTGGGGGAAGTGCCCCATCCGATGGAGGAAGCGCATTATATCGAGTGGATCGAACTTCATATGGGCGATCGGGTGGAGCGCATGCACCTCAAGCCGGGAGATCCGCCCGAGGCCACCTTCCTTTGTCCCTTCGGTACCCCGCTTTACGCCCGGGCCTACTGTAACCTGCACGGCCTCTGGCGGCAGGATACCTTCCCCAAGAAGTAG